A region of bacterium DNA encodes the following proteins:
- a CDS encoding thermonuclease family protein, which translates to MEKEPKSHGRVIFGALLLVAAAAVILANVSTSPARLEPGGSGEYYVERVVDGDTIVCGGIGKVRLLGIDTPERGEAGFDEARDRLIRLVGGRWVTLYFDEVVFDKYGRVLGYPVVDGVEVCPLLVYEGLAVPYFIPPNERFRDRIEAAARGEEPAGLVLD; encoded by the coding sequence ATGGAGAAGGAACCGAAAAGCCACGGCCGGGTGATATTCGGCGCTCTCCTGCTCGTCGCCGCGGCGGCGGTCATCCTGGCCAACGTCTCCACCTCGCCCGCCCGACTGGAGCCCGGCGGGAGCGGCGAGTACTACGTGGAGCGCGTGGTGGACGGCGACACCATCGTCTGCGGCGGTATCGGCAAAGTCCGCCTGCTGGGGATAGACACCCCGGAGCGCGGCGAGGCGGGGTTCGACGAAGCCCGGGACCGCCTGATCCGCCTCGTGGGCGGACGGTGGGTTACCCTCTACTTCGACGAGGTCGTCTTCGACAAGTACGGCCGCGTGCTGGGCTACCCCGTGGTGGACGGCGTCGAGGTCTGTCCGCTCCTGGTCTACGAGGGGCTGGCCGTGCCCTATTTCATCCCGCCCAACGAGCGCTTCCGGGACCGGATCGAGGCCGCCGCCCGGGGGGAGGAGCCGGCGGGGCTGGTGCTGGATTAG
- a CDS encoding Crp/Fnr family transcriptional regulator, whose protein sequence is MRMSDEVFKKFGKTFKKGEVICKEGDIGNEMFIIQSGKVSITKMSRDVETTLAVLTGGEFFGEMAIIDNQPRSATAKAMEDSNVIVLSSDIFESQISTNPKLIMRILRKMSNRLREADRKIKTLLYRDNSSRVTGTLMLLTQKHGEPKVGGGIKLDKDFSIKELVGMVGLPKPKVEEILDTLVRARVLEMKGDDMTVYSMEHLERFMNYLEMKEQFGDA, encoded by the coding sequence ATGCGCATGAGCGACGAGGTCTTCAAGAAGTTCGGCAAGACCTTCAAGAAGGGCGAGGTTATCTGCAAAGAGGGCGACATCGGGAATGAGATGTTCATCATCCAATCCGGCAAGGTCTCCATCACCAAGATGAGCCGTGACGTGGAGACCACCCTGGCGGTCCTCACCGGCGGCGAGTTCTTCGGCGAGATGGCCATCATAGACAACCAGCCCCGCTCCGCCACGGCCAAGGCCATGGAGGACTCCAACGTCATCGTCCTCTCCAGCGACATCTTCGAGTCGCAGATTTCCACCAACCCCAAGCTCATCATGCGCATCCTGCGCAAGATGTCCAACCGGCTGCGCGAGGCCGACCGCAAGATCAAAACACTTCTCTACCGCGACAACTCCTCCCGCGTCACCGGGACGCTGATGCTCCTGACCCAGAAGCACGGCGAACCCAAGGTCGGGGGCGGGATAAAGCTCGACAAGGATTTTTCCATCAAGGAGCTGGTGGGCATGGTCGGGCTGCCCAAGCCCAAGGTGGAGGAGATTCTGGACACGCTGGTGCGCGCCCGGGTGCTCGAGATGAAGGGCGACGATATGACCGTTTACTCCATGGAGCACCTCGAGCGTTTCATGAACTACCTGGAGATGAAGGAGCAGTTCGGCGACGCGTAG